One stretch of Streptomyces hygroscopicus DNA includes these proteins:
- a CDS encoding glycosyl transferase: MHISFLIHNAYGIGGTIRTTYNLARSLGEQHDVEIVSVFRHRDQPIFDPGPRVRLSHLVDIRKSSPSYDGADPDHGRPAEVFPASEGRYKQYSALTDRRIGDHLRRLEADIVVGTRPGLNVHIAREARRGPVRVGQEHLTLGTHPTGLKRALRTVYPRLDAVTTVTEADARTYRDQMRLPGVRVEAVPNSVPEPGLEPADGTGKWVVAAGRLAPVKRYDLLIRAFAKVSAARPDWRLRIYGGGAQHAKLRALIDQLGLYNNVFLMGPANPLDPEWAKGSIAAVTSSLESFGMTIVEAMRCGLPVVSTDCPHGPAEIIDNGVDGRLVPTGDTDAIAAALLDLINNDELRQQMGQAALKDSARFDPSRVAGRYETLFSGLVARSGLRGSLHRARGSLLSGAFATKDSLRKVRVA; this comes from the coding sequence ATGCACATCTCTTTCCTTATTCACAACGCGTACGGGATCGGCGGGACGATCCGGACCACGTACAACCTCGCCCGTTCCCTGGGGGAGCAGCACGATGTGGAGATCGTGTCGGTGTTCCGCCACCGTGACCAGCCGATCTTCGACCCCGGTCCGCGGGTGCGGCTCAGCCATCTCGTGGACATCCGGAAGAGCAGCCCGTCCTACGACGGCGCCGACCCGGACCACGGCCGTCCGGCGGAGGTCTTCCCCGCGTCCGAGGGCCGCTACAAGCAGTACAGCGCCCTCACCGACCGCCGTATCGGGGACCATCTCCGCCGTCTTGAGGCCGATATCGTTGTCGGGACCCGCCCCGGGCTCAATGTCCACATCGCCCGCGAGGCCCGCCGCGGTCCGGTACGGGTCGGCCAGGAGCATCTGACGCTCGGCACCCACCCCACGGGACTGAAGCGGGCCCTGCGCACCGTCTATCCCCGGCTGGACGCGGTGACCACCGTGACCGAGGCCGACGCGCGGACCTACCGCGACCAGATGCGGCTGCCCGGCGTACGGGTCGAGGCGGTACCCAACAGCGTGCCCGAGCCCGGTCTCGAGCCCGCCGACGGCACCGGCAAATGGGTCGTCGCGGCCGGCCGGCTGGCCCCGGTCAAACGCTACGACCTGCTGATACGCGCCTTCGCGAAGGTCAGCGCGGCCCGTCCCGACTGGCGGCTGCGGATCTACGGCGGCGGCGCCCAGCACGCCAAGCTGCGCGCCCTCATCGACCAGCTCGGCCTCTACAACAACGTCTTCCTGATGGGCCCGGCCAATCCGCTCGACCCCGAGTGGGCCAAGGGCTCCATCGCCGCCGTCACCTCCAGCCTGGAGTCGTTCGGCATGACCATCGTGGAGGCGATGCGCTGCGGCCTTCCCGTGGTGTCCACCGACTGCCCGCACGGGCCCGCGGAGATCATCGACAACGGGGTGGACGGCCGTCTCGTGCCCACCGGCGACACCGACGCCATCGCCGCCGCGCTGCTCGACCTCATCAACAACGACGAGCTGCGCCAGCAGATGGGACAGGCGGCGCTGAAGGACTCGGCCCGCTTCGACCCCTCCCGGGTGGCCGGGCGCTACGAGACGCTGTTCTCCGGTCTGGTCGCCCGCAGCGGGCTGCGGGGCTCCCTGCACCGCGCCCGCGGCTCCCTGCTCAGTGGCGCGTTCGCCACCAAGGACTCCCTGCGGAAGGTGCGTGTCGCATGA
- a CDS encoding ribosome-associated GTPase EngA gives MNDQIHSGGDEHGELGDAEYAEFMELAVQEGFDLEEVEGDLAAAGHGPLPVLAVVGRPNVGKSTLVNRILGRREAVVEDRPGVTRDRVTYEAEWSGRRFKVVDTGGWEQDVLGLDASVAAQAEFAIEAADAVVFVVDATVGATDTDEAVVKLLRRAGKPVVLCANKVDGPSAEADAAMLWSLGLGEPYAVSALHGRGTGDMLDAVLEALPEAPAQTFGATLGGPRRIALVGRPNVGKSSLLNKVANEERVVVNELAGTTRDPVDEIIELGGITWKFVDTAGIRRRVHLQEGADYYASLRTAAAVEKAEVAVVLIDASESISVQDQRIITMAVEAGRALVIAYNKWDTLDEERRYYLEREIETELGQIQWAPRVNVSARTGRHMEKLVPAIETALAGWETRVPTGRLNSFLGEIVASHPHPIRGGKQPRILFGTQAGTRPPRFVLFASGFLEAGYRRFIERRLREEFGFEGTPLQISVRVREKRGRKR, from the coding sequence ATGAACGACCAGATCCACAGCGGCGGCGACGAGCACGGGGAGCTTGGCGACGCCGAGTACGCGGAGTTCATGGAGCTCGCCGTGCAAGAGGGCTTCGACCTGGAGGAGGTCGAGGGCGACCTCGCCGCGGCGGGACACGGCCCGCTGCCGGTGCTGGCCGTCGTCGGCCGCCCCAATGTCGGCAAGTCCACCCTGGTGAACCGGATCCTCGGCCGCCGCGAGGCGGTCGTCGAGGACCGCCCCGGGGTCACCCGCGACCGGGTGACCTACGAGGCCGAGTGGTCCGGCCGCCGCTTCAAGGTGGTCGACACCGGCGGCTGGGAGCAGGACGTGCTCGGTCTCGACGCGTCCGTGGCGGCCCAGGCCGAGTTCGCGATCGAGGCCGCCGACGCGGTGGTCTTCGTCGTGGACGCGACGGTGGGCGCCACCGACACCGACGAGGCCGTGGTCAAGCTGCTGCGCCGGGCCGGAAAGCCCGTGGTGCTGTGCGCCAACAAGGTCGACGGGCCCAGCGCCGAGGCGGACGCGGCGATGCTGTGGTCGCTCGGCCTCGGCGAGCCGTACGCGGTCTCCGCACTGCACGGCCGTGGCACCGGCGACATGCTCGACGCGGTCCTGGAGGCGCTGCCCGAGGCCCCGGCCCAGACCTTCGGGGCGACGCTCGGCGGACCGCGCCGGATCGCCCTGGTCGGCCGCCCGAACGTGGGCAAGTCCTCGCTGCTCAACAAGGTCGCGAACGAGGAGCGGGTGGTCGTCAACGAGTTGGCGGGCACCACCCGCGACCCGGTCGACGAGATCATCGAACTCGGCGGCATCACCTGGAAGTTCGTCGACACCGCCGGAATCCGCCGCCGGGTCCACCTCCAGGAGGGCGCCGACTACTACGCCTCGTTGCGCACCGCGGCCGCCGTGGAGAAGGCGGAGGTCGCGGTCGTGCTGATCGACGCCAGTGAGTCCATCAGCGTCCAGGACCAGCGGATCATCACGATGGCCGTCGAGGCCGGGCGCGCGCTCGTCATCGCGTACAACAAGTGGGACACCCTCGACGAGGAGCGCCGCTACTACCTCGAGCGCGAGATCGAGACGGAGCTGGGGCAGATCCAGTGGGCGCCGCGGGTCAATGTCTCGGCGCGCACCGGCCGTCACATGGAGAAGCTGGTCCCGGCGATCGAGACGGCGCTGGCCGGCTGGGAGACCCGGGTCCCGACCGGGCGGCTCAACTCCTTCCTCGGCGAGATCGTCGCCTCCCATCCGCATCCGATCCGCGGCGGCAAGCAGCCGCGGATCCTCTTCGGGACGCAGGCCGGCACCCGGCCGCCGCGGTTCGTGCTCTTCGCCTCGGGCTTCCTGGAGGCGGGCTACCGCCGCTTCATCGAGCGGCGGCTGCGCGAGGAGTTCGGCTTCGAGGGGACGCCCCTGCAGATCTCGGTGCGGGTGCGCGAAAAGCGCGGCCGCAAGAGGTAA
- a CDS encoding 1-acyl-sn-glycerol-3-phosphate acyltransferase, translating into MSATDATLPSAAGAVVARRIGIGLMYGLWRPRVLGAWRIPSAGPVILAGNHSHNIDGPMLIGTSPRPVHFLVKKEAFVGPLDPFLRGMGQLKVDRASADRAAIGQALGVLERGGVLGIFPEGSRGDGDFASLRSGLAYFAVRSGAPIVPVAVLGTAAPRGGDGRARALPRLRSRVDVVFGDPFEAGDGSGRRTRAVLDQATERIQKRLGAHLGTARRLTGRPDQT; encoded by the coding sequence GTGAGCGCCACCGACGCGACGCTTCCCAGCGCGGCCGGAGCCGTCGTGGCGCGGCGGATCGGCATCGGCCTGATGTACGGGCTGTGGCGGCCCCGGGTGCTGGGCGCGTGGCGGATCCCGTCCGCCGGGCCCGTCATCCTCGCGGGGAACCACTCCCACAACATCGACGGCCCGATGCTGATCGGCACCTCGCCGCGGCCGGTGCACTTCCTGGTCAAGAAGGAGGCGTTCGTCGGCCCGCTGGACCCGTTCCTGCGCGGTATGGGGCAGCTGAAGGTGGACCGTGCGAGCGCCGACCGCGCCGCGATCGGCCAGGCCCTGGGGGTGCTGGAGCGCGGCGGGGTCCTCGGGATCTTCCCGGAGGGCAGCCGCGGCGACGGCGACTTCGCGTCGCTGCGCTCGGGGCTCGCGTACTTCGCCGTGCGCTCCGGCGCGCCGATCGTGCCGGTGGCGGTGCTCGGCACCGCCGCCCCGCGCGGCGGCGACGGGCGGGCCAGGGCGCTGCCCCGGCTGCGCAGCAGGGTCGACGTGGTGTTCGGCGACCCCTTCGAGGCGGGAGACGGAAGCGGCAGGCGGACGCGGGCGGTCCTGGACCAGGCCACCGAGCGCATCCAGAAGCGGCTGGGCGCGCATCTGGGCACCGCCAGGCGGCTGACCGGCCGCCCAGACCAGACATGA
- a CDS encoding cytidylate kinase, which translates to MGAPGGPGPSTGVRSRPWEASNLVRGSHGPFNSAPCTRKVSVTVETAARTAPAAVIVAIDGPAGTGKSSTSKAVAAKLGLGYLDTGAQYRAITWWMVTNGIDIDDAVAVADAAAKPHIVSGIDPAAPTISVDGTDVSGPIRTQEVTSRVSAVSAVPEVRAVITELQRTIAAEAPRGIVVEGRDIGTTVLPDADLKIFLTASPEVRAARRSGELKGKEAADLAATQAALAKRDALDSGRKTSPLAKADDAVEVDTSELTLDQVIECVVTLVEEKRTVA; encoded by the coding sequence ATGGGCGCCCCGGGCGGACCGGGGCCGTCCACAGGGGTGCGAAGCCGCCCGTGGGAAGCCAGTAACCTTGTCCGAGGCTCACATGGCCCGTTCAACTCAGCCCCGTGCACACGAAAGGTGTCTGTCACCGTGGAAACCGCCGCCCGGACCGCCCCGGCAGCAGTGATTGTCGCGATCGACGGCCCCGCAGGCACGGGTAAGTCCAGTACCTCGAAGGCCGTCGCCGCCAAGCTGGGCCTGGGCTACCTGGACACCGGCGCCCAGTACCGGGCGATCACCTGGTGGATGGTGACCAACGGCATCGACATCGACGACGCCGTGGCCGTGGCCGACGCCGCCGCCAAGCCCCACATCGTCTCCGGTATCGACCCGGCCGCCCCGACGATCAGCGTCGACGGCACCGATGTCTCCGGGCCGATCCGCACCCAGGAGGTCACCTCGCGGGTCAGCGCGGTCAGCGCGGTGCCCGAGGTGCGGGCCGTGATCACCGAGCTGCAGCGGACCATCGCCGCCGAGGCGCCGCGCGGCATCGTGGTCGAGGGCCGGGACATCGGCACCACGGTCCTCCCGGACGCCGACCTCAAGATCTTCCTGACCGCCTCCCCGGAGGTCCGGGCGGCCCGCCGCAGCGGTGAGCTGAAGGGCAAGGAGGCCGCCGACCTGGCCGCCACCCAGGCCGCGCTGGCCAAGCGGGACGCCCTGGACTCCGGCCGTAAGACCTCGCCGCTCGCCAAGGCGGACGACGCGGTCGAGGTGGACACCTCCGAACTCACCCTCGACCAGGTCATCGAGTGCGTCGTCACTCTCGTCGAGGAGAAGCGGACCGTCGCGTGA
- a CDS encoding prephenate dehydrogenase produces MRTALVIGTGLIGTSAALALAGRGVQVHLADHDADQARTAEALGAGTHGEPDGPVDLAIVAVPPAYVAGTVADVLRRGLARGVLDVASVKGGPRRELEALGCDLTRYIGTHPMAGRERSGPLAATADLFEGRPWVLTPTGGTDTEVLNLALELVALCRAVPVVMEDEAHDRAVALVSHTPHLLSSMVAARLQDADETAVRLCGQGIRDVTRIAASDPAMWIDILSANPGPVADVLAAVASDLDETVRALRALQSADEAKRGDGTAGIEDVLRRGNAGRERVPGKHGAASAVYETVTVLIGDQPGELARIFADAGRAGVNIEDVRIEHATGQQSGLIQLMVEPSAAPGLTKALRERGWSIRQ; encoded by the coding sequence ATGAGAACCGCGCTCGTCATCGGCACCGGCCTGATCGGCACCTCCGCCGCCCTGGCCCTGGCCGGCCGCGGGGTCCAGGTGCACCTCGCCGACCATGACGCGGACCAGGCCCGCACCGCCGAGGCGCTGGGCGCCGGGACGCACGGCGAGCCCGACGGGCCCGTGGACCTGGCGATCGTCGCCGTGCCCCCGGCGTACGTGGCCGGGACGGTGGCCGATGTGCTGCGCCGCGGCCTGGCCCGCGGCGTGCTGGACGTCGCGAGCGTCAAGGGCGGCCCGCGCCGCGAGCTGGAGGCCCTCGGCTGCGATCTGACCCGCTACATCGGCACGCATCCGATGGCGGGCCGGGAGCGCTCCGGGCCGCTGGCCGCCACCGCCGACCTCTTCGAGGGACGGCCCTGGGTGCTCACGCCCACCGGCGGCACCGACACCGAGGTGCTCAACCTCGCGCTCGAGCTCGTCGCGCTGTGCCGGGCGGTGCCCGTGGTGATGGAGGACGAGGCCCACGACCGGGCGGTGGCGCTCGTTTCGCACACCCCGCACCTGCTGTCCAGCATGGTCGCCGCACGGCTCCAGGACGCCGATGAGACGGCGGTTCGGCTGTGCGGCCAGGGCATCCGCGACGTCACCCGGATCGCGGCCTCCGACCCCGCCATGTGGATCGACATCCTCTCCGCCAACCCCGGCCCGGTCGCCGATGTGCTCGCCGCCGTCGCCTCCGACCTCGACGAGACGGTGCGGGCGCTGCGCGCGCTCCAGTCCGCCGACGAGGCCAAGCGCGGCGACGGCACGGCCGGTATCGAGGACGTGCTGCGCCGGGGCAACGCCGGGCGCGAGCGGGTGCCGGGCAAGCACGGCGCCGCCTCGGCCGTCTATGAGACCGTGACGGTGCTCATCGGCGACCAGCCGGGCGAGCTGGCCCGGATCTTCGCCGACGCGGGCCGGGCGGGGGTCAACATCGAGGACGTCCGCATCGAGCACGCCACCGGGCAGCAGTCCGGTCTGATCCAGCTGATGGTCGAGCCCTCGGCGGCCCCGGGGCTCACCAAGGCCCTGCGCGAGCGGGGCTGGTCCATCCGGCAGTAG
- a CDS encoding chorismate mutase yields the protein MAVRAVRGAVQLERDEPEHMREQVSALLTAILGRNALGPDDLISVWFTATPDLHSDFPAAAARKLGITDVPLICAQELDIEGAMPRVVRVLAHIETSLPKSEIAHVYLGAAAALRKDIAQ from the coding sequence GTGGCGGTACGAGCGGTCCGCGGGGCGGTCCAGCTGGAGCGGGACGAGCCGGAGCACATGCGTGAGCAGGTCTCCGCGCTGCTGACGGCCATCCTGGGGCGCAATGCCCTCGGCCCCGACGATCTGATCAGCGTGTGGTTCACGGCCACCCCCGATCTGCACAGCGACTTCCCCGCGGCCGCCGCCCGCAAGCTGGGCATCACCGACGTGCCGCTGATCTGCGCCCAGGAGCTGGACATCGAGGGGGCCATGCCCCGCGTCGTCCGCGTACTGGCGCATATCGAGACCTCCCTGCCCAAGTCCGAGATCGCCCATGTCTACCTCGGCGCCGCCGCCGCCCTCCGCAAGGACATCGCCCAATGA
- a CDS encoding pseudouridine synthase, which yields MRSSGRNSRGSGSGSGGNNYRGAGNRRDEQQQRAGRPRPEERRYDVGGGPQAGPGPKAGPKGGSQGGPKGGSQGGPKGGGPKGGTAKSGAPKGVGGRGRKPNAPARPREYEAQMEERNRARHDKPRIALPKTFGEVEGERLQKVLARAGMGSRRACEELIDQARVEVNGKIVTEQGLRVDPEKDEIKVDGLTVATQSYLFFALNKPAGVVSTMEDPDGRQCLGDYVTNRETRLFHVGRLDTETEGIILLTNHGELAHRLTHPRYGVKKTYLAAIQGPLPRDLGKRLKSGIELEDGYARADHFRVVQNTGKNYLVEVSLHEGRKHIVRRMLAEAGFPVDKLVRTAFGPIALGDQKSGWLRRMTNTEVGMLMREVEL from the coding sequence ATGCGAAGCAGCGGCAGGAACAGCAGGGGCAGCGGCAGCGGTAGCGGCGGCAACAACTACCGGGGCGCGGGGAACCGGCGCGACGAGCAGCAGCAGCGCGCCGGCCGCCCCCGCCCCGAGGAGCGCCGCTACGACGTGGGCGGCGGCCCCCAGGCGGGCCCCGGCCCCAAGGCGGGTCCCAAGGGAGGCTCCCAAGGCGGTCCCAAGGGCGGCTCCCAGGGCGGTCCCAAGGGCGGCGGCCCTAAGGGCGGCACGGCCAAGAGCGGTGCCCCCAAGGGCGTCGGCGGCCGCGGCCGCAAGCCGAACGCACCGGCCCGTCCGCGCGAGTACGAGGCGCAGATGGAGGAGCGCAACCGCGCCCGCCACGACAAGCCGCGGATCGCGCTGCCCAAGACCTTCGGCGAGGTCGAGGGCGAGCGGCTGCAGAAGGTCCTCGCTCGCGCCGGGATGGGCTCGCGGCGCGCCTGTGAGGAGCTGATCGACCAGGCCCGGGTCGAGGTCAACGGCAAGATCGTGACCGAGCAGGGGCTGCGCGTCGACCCCGAGAAGGACGAGATCAAGGTCGACGGGCTGACCGTGGCCACCCAGTCGTACCTCTTCTTCGCGCTGAACAAGCCCGCCGGTGTCGTCTCCACCATGGAGGACCCCGACGGCCGCCAGTGCCTGGGCGACTATGTGACCAACCGCGAGACCCGGCTCTTCCACGTCGGCCGGCTCGACACCGAGACCGAGGGCATCATCCTGCTCACCAACCACGGTGAGCTGGCCCACCGCCTCACCCACCCCCGCTACGGCGTGAAGAAGACCTATCTCGCCGCCATCCAGGGCCCGCTCCCGCGCGACCTCGGCAAGCGGCTCAAGAGCGGCATCGAGCTGGAGGACGGCTACGCCCGCGCCGACCACTTCCGTGTGGTGCAGAACACCGGCAAGAACTATCTGGTCGAGGTGAGCCTGCACGAGGGCCGTAAGCACATCGTGCGGCGGATGCTCGCCGAGGCCGGTTTCCCGGTCGACAAGCTGGTGCGGACGGCCTTCGGCCCGATCGCGCTCGGCGACCAGAAGTCCGGCTGGCTGCGCCGGATGACCAACACCGAGGTCGGCATGCTGATGCGCGAGGTCGAGCTCTGA
- a CDS encoding transcriptional regulator — protein MSEQRTSAGLSEVAELDLKPALEAVLMVVDEPATEEHLAKVLARPRRAVADALRELADEYATQGRGFELRLVAGGWRYYTRPAYAAAVEGFVLDGQQARLTQAALETLAVVAYRQPVSRSRVSAVRGVNCDGVMRTLLQRGLVEEAGTEPETGAILYRTTNYFLERMGLRGLDELPELAPFLPEADAVEGESQEGVPSFDPDAIDSDDAHDDVEHRARSGHSQTET, from the coding sequence TTGAGTGAGCAGCGGACATCCGCCGGGCTCTCCGAGGTCGCCGAGCTGGACCTCAAGCCCGCCCTGGAGGCCGTCCTCATGGTCGTCGACGAGCCCGCCACCGAGGAGCACCTCGCCAAGGTGCTGGCACGGCCGCGCCGCGCCGTCGCGGACGCCCTGCGCGAGCTGGCCGACGAGTACGCGACGCAGGGCCGGGGCTTCGAGCTGCGGCTGGTCGCGGGCGGCTGGCGCTACTACACGCGCCCGGCCTACGCCGCCGCCGTCGAGGGCTTCGTCCTGGACGGTCAGCAGGCCCGGCTCACCCAGGCCGCTTTGGAAACCCTCGCGGTGGTCGCGTACCGTCAGCCGGTCAGCCGTTCCCGTGTCTCGGCCGTCCGCGGTGTCAACTGCGACGGCGTGATGCGGACCCTCCTGCAGCGGGGACTGGTCGAGGAGGCGGGCACGGAACCCGAAACAGGTGCGATCCTGTACAGGACGACGAACTACTTCCTGGAGCGGATGGGCCTGCGAGGGCTGGACGAGCTTCCGGAGCTCGCACCGTTCCTCCCCGAGGCGGACGCGGTCGAGGGCGAGTCCCAGGAGGGCGTGCCGTCGTTCGATCCGGACGCCATCGACAGCGATGACGCGCACGACGACGTAGAACACCGAGCCCGTAGCGGCCACTCTCAGACGGAAACTTGA
- a CDS encoding chromosome segregation and condensation protein ScpA, with amino-acid sequence MPTNDDPAPPPRPSRRTLGRGPGAAPPDAGPDRPSERPTAPPPPQTASQRPAAPPPEPTSPPVPGEPQKGAQAAREAIAGPPAASEAGDAAPGTAAPEAEPEADEVVPEGRAAADAEPEAHDAAPERNAAPERNAAPEVEPEPPPAVDEPTAPVPAAIEPAAPEEQAVPRGEPEPVHARADLDVAPSGGGHGGDAAGAGTGTEAGGGSDTGFGTGRGEAHGGEVQADDGGNRFTVRLDNFEGPFDLLLQLISKHKLDVTEVALSKVTDEFMVYIRAMGPDWDLDQTTEFLVVAATLLDLKAARLLPAAEVEDEADLALLEARDLLFARLLQYRAYKQIADIFNDRLIAEATRHPRTVGLEPHHAELLPDVVISIGPEGFAKLAVKAMQAKPKPQVYIDHIHAPLVSVREQAEVVVARLRELGEATFSTLTEDAPDVLTVVARFLALLELYRERAVLLDQPEALGSLMVRWTGEAGREPLVTDEFDQEAQAKPQAESQTKPQAEPQDKPPEETATPEPEKEKEEVPS; translated from the coding sequence ATGCCGACGAACGACGATCCCGCCCCGCCGCCCCGCCCCTCTCGCCGCACCCTCGGCCGAGGCCCCGGCGCGGCGCCCCCCGACGCGGGCCCGGACCGTCCCTCGGAGCGTCCCACCGCGCCCCCGCCCCCACAGACGGCCTCTCAGCGCCCCGCGGCGCCGCCGCCCGAGCCCACGTCGCCCCCGGTGCCCGGAGAGCCGCAGAAAGGCGCTCAGGCGGCGCGTGAGGCTATTGCTGGGCCGCCTGCCGCGTCGGAGGCAGGCGACGCGGCCCCGGGCACCGCTGCGCCGGAGGCCGAGCCCGAGGCAGACGAGGTGGTCCCGGAGGGACGCGCTGCGGCGGACGCCGAGCCCGAGGCACACGACGCGGCACCGGAGCGAAACGCCGCGCCGGAGCGAAACGCCGCGCCGGAGGTCGAGCCCGAGCCGCCCCCGGCGGTCGATGAGCCCACTGCCCCGGTCCCAGCGGCCATTGAGCCCGCCGCCCCGGAGGAGCAGGCCGTGCCGAGGGGCGAGCCGGAGCCGGTGCATGCGCGGGCCGACCTCGATGTGGCGCCCTCCGGGGGTGGGCACGGTGGCGACGCGGCCGGGGCCGGGACCGGGACCGAAGCCGGCGGCGGGAGTGACACCGGCTTCGGGACCGGCCGGGGCGAGGCGCACGGCGGCGAGGTCCAGGCCGACGACGGCGGCAATCGGTTCACCGTGCGGCTGGACAACTTCGAGGGGCCCTTCGACCTCCTCCTCCAGCTGATCTCCAAGCACAAGCTGGATGTCACCGAGGTCGCGCTCTCCAAGGTCACCGACGAGTTCATGGTCTACATCCGCGCCATGGGGCCGGACTGGGACCTCGACCAGACCACCGAGTTCCTCGTCGTCGCGGCGACCCTGCTGGACCTCAAGGCGGCCCGGCTGCTGCCCGCCGCCGAGGTCGAGGACGAGGCGGACCTGGCGCTGCTGGAGGCGCGTGACCTGCTCTTCGCGCGGCTGCTCCAGTACCGCGCGTACAAGCAGATCGCGGACATCTTCAACGACCGGCTGATCGCCGAGGCCACCCGGCACCCCCGCACGGTCGGCCTGGAGCCGCACCACGCCGAGCTGCTCCCCGACGTCGTCATCAGCATCGGCCCCGAGGGCTTCGCCAAGCTGGCGGTCAAGGCGATGCAGGCCAAGCCCAAGCCGCAGGTCTACATCGACCACATCCACGCCCCACTGGTCAGCGTCCGGGAGCAGGCCGAGGTGGTGGTCGCGCGGCTGCGGGAGCTGGGGGAGGCCACCTTCAGCACGCTCACCGAGGACGCTCCCGACGTCCTTACGGTCGTCGCGCGCTTCCTGGCGCTCCTGGAGCTCTACCGCGAGCGCGCGGTCCTGCTCGACCAGCCGGAGGCGCTCGGATCGCTCATGGTCCGCTGGACGGGCGAGGCGGGGCGGGAGCCGCTGGTCACCGACGAGTTCGACCAGGAGGCCCAGGCCAAGCCCCAGGCGGAGTCCCAGACCAAGCCCCAGGCGGAGCCGCAGGACAAGCCCCCTGAGGAGACGGCCACGCCGGAGCCGGAGAAGGAGAAGGAGGAGGTACCGAGTTGA
- a CDS encoding chromosome partitioning protein: MDGHHVNAMAGDQGGTDPARFADYDDLPDGHFYDPDAEYEPDPEYAATLAPDAARQRRERIGPTGRPLPYFPIPGPLTDHGPAKIIAMCNQKGGVGKTTSTINLGAALAEYGRRVLLVDFDPQGALSVGLGVNPMELDLTVYNLLMERGMSADEVLLKTAVPNMDLLPSNIDLSAAEVQLVSEVARESTLQRALKPLMADYDYIVIDCQPSLGLLTVNALTAAHKVIVPLECEFFALRGVALLTETIEKVQERLNPDLELDGILATMYDSRTVHSREVLARVVEAFDDHVYHTVIGRTVRFPETTVAGEPITTYASNSVGAAAYRQLAREVLARCHAE, translated from the coding sequence ATGGACGGCCATCACGTGAACGCCATGGCCGGCGACCAGGGGGGCACGGATCCCGCCCGCTTCGCCGACTACGACGACCTCCCCGACGGGCACTTCTACGACCCGGACGCGGAGTACGAGCCAGACCCCGAATACGCGGCCACGCTCGCGCCCGACGCTGCCCGCCAGCGCCGCGAGCGGATCGGCCCCACCGGGCGCCCGCTGCCGTACTTCCCGATCCCGGGGCCGCTGACCGATCACGGTCCAGCGAAGATCATCGCGATGTGCAACCAGAAGGGCGGGGTCGGTAAGACCACCTCCACCATCAACCTGGGCGCGGCCCTGGCCGAATACGGCCGCCGGGTGCTGCTCGTCGACTTCGACCCGCAGGGCGCCCTGTCGGTCGGCCTCGGGGTCAACCCGATGGAGCTCGACCTCACGGTCTACAACCTGCTCATGGAGCGGGGCATGTCGGCCGACGAGGTGCTGCTGAAGACGGCCGTGCCCAATATGGATCTGCTCCCCAGCAATATCGACTTGTCGGCCGCCGAGGTGCAGCTGGTGAGCGAGGTCGCCCGGGAGTCGACCCTGCAGCGCGCCCTCAAGCCGCTGATGGCCGACTACGACTACATCGTCATCGACTGCCAGCCCTCGCTCGGTCTGCTCACCGTCAACGCGCTGACCGCGGCGCACAAGGTGATCGTGCCGCTGGAGTGCGAGTTCTTCGCGCTGCGCGGTGTGGCGTTGCTCACGGAGACGATCGAGAAGGTCCAGGAGCGGCTCAACCCCGACCTGGAGCTGGACGGCATCCTCGCCACGATGTACGACTCGCGCACCGTGCACAGCCGTGAGGTCCTCGCCCGCGTGGTCGAGGCGTTCGACGATCACGTCTACCACACGGTCATCGGCCGCACGGTCCGCTTCCCCGAGACCACGGTCGCGGGTGAGCCGATCACCACGTACGCGTCCAACTCCGTCGGTGCCGCCGCCTATCGCCAGCTCGCCAGGGAGGTGCTCGCCCGGTGTCACGCCGAGTGA